One Oncorhynchus kisutch isolate 150728-3 linkage group LG13, Okis_V2, whole genome shotgun sequence DNA window includes the following coding sequences:
- the LOC109901856 gene encoding protein lin-28 homolog A-like → MAEGGVGKGGDRGEEPGSLQGGQQQSMHGAGHCKWFNVRMGFGFISMTSRGGTPVDPPMDVFVHQSKLHMEGFRSLREGEPLEFTFQMSLRGLESVQVTGPGGGPCLGSERRQKPKPPAPQQRWKPKGDRCYNCGELDHHAKECGLPPQPKKCHYCQSATHMVAHCPHRPPGPLSPGPATATQGRRTTVDQYPSTFTTTSYSSSPRQGNRHSQPSQDSSSPLSKSSSSPEDPAQIQRRSGGHHRLKQS, encoded by the exons ATGGCCGAAG GAGGGGTGGGCAAAGGTGGTgatagaggagaggagccagGATCCTTGCAGGGTGGGCAGCAACAGTCCATGCACGGCGCAGGCCACTGCAAGTGGTTCAATGTGCGGATGGGCTTCGGATTTATATCCATGACCAGTCGTGGGGGAACTCCCGTAGATCCTCCTATGGATGTATTTGTTCACCAA AGCAAGCTGCACATGGAGGGCTTTCGCAGCCTGCGGGAGGGAGAGCCACTAGAGTTTACTTTCCAGATGTCCCTCAGGGGCCTGGAGTCTGTACAAGTCACAGGCCCCGGGGGAGGCCCCTGCTTGGGCAGTGAGAGGAGACAGAAACCCAAGCCCCCAGCCCCACAGCAGAGATGGAAGCCAAAAGGAGACCG atGCTATAACTGTGGAGAACTAGACCACCATGCCAAAGAGTGTGGCCTGCCGCCCCAGCCAAAGAAGTGCCACTACTGCCAGAGCGCGACGCACATGGTGGCCCACTGTCCTCACCGGCCCCCCGGCCCCTTGTCTCCCGGCCCTGCCACAGCCACTCAGGGAAGACGCACTACTGTGGACCAGTACCCCTCTACCTTCACCACCACATCCTACAGCTCCAGTCCCAGGCAGGGAAACAGGCACTCCCAGCCCTCTCAGGACAGTTCCTCCCCCCTCAGCAAGTCCTCCAGCTCTCCGGAAGACCCGGCACAGATCCAGAGGAGATCTGGAGGACACCACAGGTTGAAACAATCCTGA
- the LOC109901855 gene encoding blood vessel epicardial substance, producing the protein MSSSPEMTSSLFYTTLAPLRSAVPGSVPGAGGGGLVMPTMEPNITSCEEWEEAHHLLFHLGNLSLLLGLVIPTTLTLHMILLRLMLMTGSCLFITWATLYRCNLDVMVWNVVFLLVNFMHFFYLVYKRRPIKIDRELKSVYKRMFEPLHVREALFQRLTGQFCTIQSLKKGQVYAAEDKTSVDERLSILLKGKMKVSYRGHFLHNIYTNAFIDSPEFRSTQMNRGEKFQVTIMAEENCKFLCWSRERLTYFLESDSFLNEVFRYLIGKDITNKLYSLNDPTLTDKAAKKMERQPSLCSQVSMMQMRNSMGSTSDTGDILNQIHRGGSSGSSHQKSPGSNTSKTMKPIEEQLENDVFTESEPDSPVKKRHTHSTAIEV; encoded by the exons ATGTCTTCCTCTCCAGAGATGACCAGTAGCCTGTTCTACACCACCCTGGCCCCCCTGCGGTCGGCAGTCCCTGGGTCTGTACCTGGGGCTGGAGGTGGAGGTCTGGTGATGCCCACCATGGAGCCCAACATAACCTCCTGTGAGGAGTGGGAGGAGGCCCACCACCTGCTCTTCCACCTGGggaacctgtctctcctcctgggCCTGGTCATCCCCACCACCCTGACCCTGCACATGATCCTGCTGCGCCTCATGCTGATGACAG GAAGCTGTCTGTTCATCACCTGGGCAACGCTGTACCGGTGTAATCTGGATGTCATGGTGTGGAACGTGGTCTTCCTGCTGGTCAACTTCATGCACTTCTTCTACCTGGTCTACAAACGCAGACCT ATTAAGATTGACAGGGAGCTGAAGTCAGTGTACAAGCGGATGTTTGAGCCCCTTCATGTGCGCGAGGCCCTGTTCCAGAGACTGACGGGCCAATTCTGCACCATCCAGAGCCTGAAGAAGGGACAGGTGTATGCTGCCGAGGACAAGACCTCCGTGGATGAGCGCCTCAGTATCCTCCTTAAAGGAAA AATGAAGGTGTCATATCGTGGTCATTTCCTCCATAACATCTACACCAACGCCTTCATCGACTCCCCTGAGTTCAGATCAACCCAGATGAACAGAGGAGAAAAATTCCAG GTGACCATCATGGCGGAGGAGAACTGTAAGTTCCTGTGTTGGTCCAGAGAGAGGCTCACCTACTTCCTGGAGTCTGACTCCTTCCTGAACGAGGTGTTCAGGTACCTCATTGGCAAAGACATCACCAATAAGCTGTACTCGCTCAACGACCCCACTCTCACTGACAAG GCAGCGAAGAAGATGGAGCGTCAGCCCAGCCTGTGCTCCCAGGTCTCTATGATGCAGATGAGGAACAGCATGGGCAGCACCAGTGACACCGGCGACATCCTGAACCAGATCCACCGTGGAGGCTCCAGTGGATCCTCACATC AAAAATCTCCTGGCTCCAACACATCCAAAACGATGAAGCCCATTGAAGAACAACTGGAAAATGACGTCTTTACAGAGTCTGAGCCAGACTCTCCTGTTAAGAAACGCCACACCCACTCGACAGCCATAGAGGTGTAA
- the LOC109901431 gene encoding popeye domain-containing protein 3, translating into MEAPEFFPPSENLTAAVVHPLCEEWKGGSEGAIFHLASIFLVLGFMGGSGFYGLLYLFTFLTLGFFCTTIWSWSDACTTDTFLWNFALFGICAVQVVHVAYRLRNVTFEKEFQDLYSYLFKKLGVSLTHFGKIVACCEGDIHTIEKDHCFAMEGKTAIDKLSVLLSGRIRVTVNGEFLHDIYPFQFLDSPEWDSLRPSEEGLFQVTLRADNCCRYVSWRRKKLYLLFAKHRYIAKVFALVVRNDIADKLYSLNDKAFDSRGFRYDLRLPTYCHVSPLPELDRTDGFLRVPAQYDRGHRGRVPITITAPEETD; encoded by the exons ATGGAGGCGCCAGAATTTTTCCCACCTTCTGAAAACTTGACGGCGGCTGTCGTGCACCCGCTATGCGAAGAATGGAAGGGGGGATCCGAGGGTGCCATCTTCCACCTCGCCAGTATCTTCCTTGTTTTGGGGTTCATGGGAGGGAGCGGGTTCTATGGGCTCCTCTACTTGTTTACCTTTCTGACGCTCGGTTTCTTCTGCACAACCATTTGGTCATGGTCGGACGCGTGCACCACTGACACCTTTTTGTGGAATTTCGCTCTCTTTGGGATATGTGCGGTTCAAGTTGTGCACGTCGCCTACCGGCTGAGGAACGTTACTTTCGAAAAGGAGTTTCAAGATCTGTACAGCTACCTGTTCAAAAAGCTGGGGGTGTCGCTCACCCACTTCGGCAAGATAGTCGCCTGTTGTGAAGGGGACATCCACACTATAGAGAAAGACCACTGTTTTGCCATGGAGGGCAAGACTGCTATTGATAAGCTGTCCGTTCTTCTGTCCGGCAG aattcGTGTGACAGTAAACGGAGAGTTTTTACATGACATATATCCTTTCCAGTTTCTCGATTCACCTGAATGGGACTCTCTCCGGCCGTCAGAGGAGGGACTTTTCCAG GTGACCCTGCGTGCAGATAATTGCTGTAGGTACGTTTCTTGGAGACGTAAGAAACTGTACCTACTCTTCGCCAAACACCGCTACATCGCCAAGGTCTTTGCGCTCGTGGTGCGGAATGACATCGCGGACAAGCTGTACTCCCTCAACGACAAGGCGTTCGACAGCCGCGGGTTCCGATATGATCTCCGGTTACCCACCTACTGTCACGTGTCCCCGTTGCCAGAATTAGACCGGACAGATGGGTTCCTACGAGTCCCAGCGCAATATGACCGTGGCCACCGTGGCCGTGTCCCTATAACTATAACAGCACCCGAAGAGACTGACTAG